In one window of Oceanispirochaeta sp. M1 DNA:
- the aspS gene encoding aspartate--tRNA ligase: MEKMKRTATCGSLRASDDGKTVILNGWVHRNRDHGGIHFINLRDRYGETQIVVDEDVPAPLAELAGSLKFEYCVAIEGLVRKRPDSMINPDMPTGEIEISVKNIEVLNTSLTLPFMVEDETDSNETARLKYRYLDLRSKGMQNRIILRNKVTYALREYLQKDDFLEIETPTLIKSTPEGARDFLVPSRLHAGKFFALPQSPQLYKQLLMVSGFDKYFQVARCYRDEDARGDRQLEFTQIDIEMSFVSKDDIFAVAEGMMGHIFKEALNTELPVSFERLPYDDAMNLYGSDKPDLRFGLAFQDFASFVPGSEFSVFKSVLESDGVVKAMVVPGAAADYSRKKISDLEETAKTFGAKGLAWMKVTAEGLDGGISKFFTAQADEIKKGLGASEGDLILLMAANWKTACNSLGAVRSRLGKDLSLIDESQFKFVWIVDFPLFEYNEEDQAWEPAHHMFSMPQDQYLDTFETDPGPVKGDLYDLVLNGYELASGSIRVHDPELQQKIFNVVGFPKEIAEERFGFLLESFRYGAPPHGGIAAGLDRLVMIMAGKSSIKEVIPFPKNSAGMSPMDDSPAIVDTDQLQDLHLQVIMPPEED; the protein is encoded by the coding sequence ATGGAAAAGATGAAAAGAACCGCAACCTGCGGCAGTCTCAGAGCCTCTGATGATGGAAAGACCGTAATCCTCAATGGATGGGTCCATAGAAACCGCGATCACGGCGGTATCCACTTTATTAACCTTAGAGACAGATATGGTGAAACTCAGATCGTGGTAGATGAAGATGTTCCCGCCCCGTTGGCGGAACTGGCAGGCAGCCTGAAATTTGAATACTGTGTTGCCATAGAAGGGCTTGTCAGAAAAAGACCCGACTCAATGATAAATCCCGATATGCCCACCGGTGAAATTGAGATATCAGTAAAGAATATTGAAGTTCTCAATACAAGTCTCACTCTCCCCTTTATGGTGGAAGATGAAACTGATTCCAATGAAACCGCACGCCTGAAATACCGCTACCTGGACTTGAGATCCAAGGGTATGCAGAACAGAATTATTCTGAGAAACAAGGTGACATACGCTCTCAGGGAATATCTCCAGAAAGATGATTTTCTCGAGATTGAAACACCCACACTGATTAAATCCACCCCCGAAGGGGCCAGAGACTTCCTGGTTCCCTCCAGACTCCATGCGGGAAAATTCTTTGCCCTGCCCCAGTCTCCTCAGCTGTACAAACAGCTTCTGATGGTTTCAGGATTTGATAAATACTTCCAGGTGGCCCGCTGCTACCGTGATGAAGATGCCAGGGGTGACAGACAGCTTGAATTCACCCAGATCGATATAGAGATGAGCTTCGTATCCAAGGATGACATCTTTGCCGTCGCCGAAGGAATGATGGGTCACATCTTCAAGGAAGCACTGAACACTGAGCTGCCTGTCAGCTTTGAACGTCTCCCCTACGATGATGCCATGAATCTCTATGGAAGCGATAAACCAGACCTCCGTTTCGGACTGGCTTTTCAGGATTTCGCATCCTTTGTTCCCGGCAGTGAGTTCTCAGTATTTAAATCTGTTCTGGAGTCCGACGGTGTGGTCAAGGCCATGGTTGTTCCCGGTGCGGCAGCTGATTATTCACGTAAAAAAATCTCTGATCTCGAAGAAACTGCAAAAACATTCGGCGCCAAAGGTCTGGCCTGGATGAAGGTAACTGCAGAAGGTCTGGACGGGGGAATCTCAAAGTTCTTCACAGCCCAGGCTGATGAGATAAAAAAAGGTTTGGGAGCCTCCGAGGGAGACCTGATTCTCCTGATGGCTGCGAACTGGAAGACTGCCTGTAATTCACTGGGAGCCGTACGGTCAAGACTCGGAAAGGATCTCAGTTTAATTGACGAGAGTCAGTTCAAATTTGTCTGGATTGTAGACTTTCCTCTTTTTGAATACAACGAAGAAGATCAGGCATGGGAACCGGCTCACCATATGTTCTCCATGCCTCAGGATCAGTACCTGGACACATTTGAAACCGATCCCGGCCCCGTAAAGGGAGACCTATACGACCTGGTTCTCAATGGATACGAACTTGCTTCGGGATCTATCAGAGTCCACGATCCAGAGCTGCAGCAGAAGATCTTCAATGTGGTCGGCTTTCCCAAAGAGATTGCCGAAGAGCGTTTTGGATTCCTTCTGGAGTCCTTCCGCTATGGTGCGCCCCCTCATGGAGGAATTGCCGCCGGTCTGGACCGCCTTGTAATGATCATGGCTGGTAAGAGCTCCATCAAGGAAGTTATCCCCTTCCCGAAAAACAGTGCAGGAATGTCTCCCATGGATGACAGCCCCGCCATTGTAGATACCGATCAGCTTCAGGATCTGCACCTGCAGGTTATTATGCCTCCGGAAGAAGATTAA
- a CDS encoding DUF2156 domain-containing protein, with amino-acid sequence MEREKFKYEHRELLAPMLQDIKIPLSEYCFANLYFFRNTHKYEVLKSGEFYFLSGLSYDKLRYLMPLKDLRYSEEYTNELVRIGKEEDYDMIFPVPEEWLPSLEKWNFYHDHLEQDSDYLYTTEKMQHYPGRKLHKKRNLLKQYQNLYVPHVEELRDDNIQQPLDLLDSWQESSTQEMGDSDYYQCREALEKRKQFRLKGAIFYADCEPSGFMLGEEISPDIFTIHFAKGDVNYKGIYQFMFNRYAEHFCRGFKEINLEQDLGIEGLRKTKRSYLPDRMALKYRIHFKQTEPSVQETELESPRD; translated from the coding sequence ATGGAAAGGGAAAAATTTAAATACGAGCATAGAGAACTGCTTGCACCAATGCTGCAGGATATAAAAATACCCCTTTCAGAATATTGTTTTGCCAATCTTTATTTTTTTAGAAACACCCATAAATATGAAGTTTTAAAAAGCGGTGAATTCTATTTTCTTTCAGGGTTGAGCTACGATAAACTGCGCTACCTGATGCCCCTGAAGGATCTTCGGTATTCAGAAGAATATACAAACGAGCTTGTACGTATAGGAAAAGAGGAAGACTACGATATGATCTTCCCCGTTCCCGAAGAGTGGCTCCCTTCACTGGAAAAATGGAATTTCTATCATGATCACCTTGAACAGGACTCTGACTACTTATATACAACAGAAAAAATGCAGCACTACCCAGGAAGAAAGCTTCATAAGAAGAGGAACCTCCTCAAACAGTACCAGAACCTGTATGTACCCCATGTAGAAGAGCTCCGGGATGACAACATTCAGCAGCCTCTGGATCTTCTGGACTCCTGGCAGGAAAGCTCCACACAGGAGATGGGAGATTCAGATTACTACCAGTGCAGGGAAGCCCTTGAAAAAAGAAAACAATTCCGCCTGAAGGGCGCCATTTTCTATGCAGATTGTGAACCTTCAGGATTTATGCTTGGAGAAGAGATCAGCCCTGATATATTTACAATTCACTTTGCCAAGGGAGATGTAAACTACAAGGGAATCTATCAATTTATGTTCAACCGTTATGCAGAACACTTTTGCAGGGGATTCAAAGAGATAAACCTTGAGCAGGATCTTGGAATTGAGGGCCTCCGAAAAACAAAACGTTCCTACCTTCCCGACAGGATGGCTCTTAAATACAGAATCCACTTTAAACAGACTGAACCTTCTGTCCAGGAAACTGAGCTGGAAAGTCCCCGGGATTAG
- a CDS encoding aminotransferase class V-fold PLP-dependent enzyme translates to MERIYLDSNATTVVDPLVKQSMDPFFCQMYGNPNSLHRFGTETHPAMSIALDRMYSAVGAADEDDIIINGCATEGNNTVLKGAFLDAIAKGEPCHIITSQIEHPSILHTCQYLEKEHGVEITYLPVNSDGLVTLESLKANLVPRKTSLVSIMWANNETGLINPIKEMAEYTKEHGVLFHTDAVQAFGKLPINLQEVPVDYMTFSAHKFHGPIGVGGLYVRSAAPNTALLHGGEQMGKKRAGTVNVPFMVGMGLAMELAVQHIDYYDKEVRKLRDKLEDAILALPDTMIIGERKYRTPNTILASFKGIEGEAFLWDLNKNGVAASTGSACSSEELEADATFQAMDMDNNLSHTGVRFSLSRFTTEEEINSAIEIIYKTVQRLRDISSTYVGP, encoded by the coding sequence ATGGAAAGAATCTATCTCGACAGCAATGCCACAACAGTTGTGGATCCTCTGGTAAAACAGTCAATGGATCCCTTTTTCTGTCAGATGTACGGAAACCCGAATTCTCTTCACCGCTTTGGTACGGAAACCCATCCTGCCATGAGTATTGCTCTGGACCGCATGTATAGTGCTGTCGGAGCAGCGGATGAAGATGATATTATTATAAATGGATGTGCCACAGAAGGTAATAACACAGTTCTCAAGGGTGCATTTCTTGATGCAATAGCCAAGGGAGAACCCTGTCATATTATTACATCACAGATTGAGCATCCCAGTATTCTTCATACATGCCAGTATCTTGAGAAAGAGCATGGTGTAGAGATCACCTATCTCCCGGTTAACTCTGATGGCCTTGTCACTCTTGAGAGTCTTAAAGCCAATCTGGTTCCCAGAAAAACATCTCTGGTCTCAATCATGTGGGCCAATAATGAGACTGGCCTTATCAATCCTATAAAAGAGATGGCGGAATATACGAAAGAGCATGGTGTACTGTTTCATACCGATGCAGTACAGGCTTTTGGAAAGCTCCCTATAAACCTTCAGGAAGTTCCTGTTGATTATATGACATTCTCTGCCCATAAATTTCATGGACCTATAGGTGTGGGCGGACTGTATGTCCGATCTGCCGCTCCCAACACAGCTCTGCTTCACGGTGGAGAGCAGATGGGTAAAAAGAGAGCGGGTACTGTAAATGTTCCATTTATGGTGGGAATGGGACTGGCAATGGAGCTGGCTGTTCAGCATATCGATTATTACGATAAGGAAGTCCGAAAACTCAGAGATAAGCTGGAAGATGCTATTCTTGCATTACCAGACACCATGATTATCGGTGAGAGAAAATATAGAACACCCAATACCATTCTGGCCAGTTTCAAGGGGATTGAAGGAGAGGCTTTTCTCTGGGATCTAAATAAAAACGGAGTAGCAGCCTCAACCGGAAGCGCCTGTTCCTCAGAAGAACTTGAAGCGGATGCCACATTTCAGGCAATGGATATGGATAATAATCTATCTCATACGGGAGTTCGTTTCTCTCTTTCCCGTTTTACAACGGAAGAGGAAATTAACAGCGCAATTGAAATTATATATAAGACGGTACAGAGGCTCAGAGACATTTCAAGTACCTATGTAGGCCCTTAG
- a CDS encoding iron-sulfur cluster assembly scaffold protein — protein MAKNDLLGGSLWDNYSNKVADRMDNPVYQGQITEKEAETLGARLVVADWGAESCGDAVRLYWAVDKKTDVIVKASFKSFGCGTAIASSDMMVELCLGKTVDEAIQITNIDVEKALRDDPDTPAVPPQKMHCSVMAYDVIKQAAAIFKGVEKGILDDDEMVCECARVTLKTIQEVIRINDLKTVEEITDYTKAGAFCKSCIKPGGHEQKKYYLVDILKETRAQMDMEKVRIVEEPFTTRSPFQKMRLIENYFDAEVKPLLHKDGGDVEILDIRDGDEGTTVIAITYKGACMSCSSALTGTLNFIENGLRDKVDDSIRVSVQ, from the coding sequence ATGGCTAAGAATGATCTGCTTGGAGGTTCTCTCTGGGATAATTACTCTAACAAGGTAGCAGACAGAATGGATAATCCTGTTTATCAGGGTCAAATTACCGAGAAAGAAGCCGAGACCCTGGGTGCCCGACTGGTTGTTGCAGACTGGGGTGCCGAATCCTGTGGTGATGCGGTTCGCCTGTATTGGGCCGTAGACAAGAAAACTGATGTTATTGTGAAAGCAAGCTTCAAGAGTTTCGGATGCGGTACAGCCATTGCTTCCAGTGACATGATGGTTGAGTTATGTCTTGGAAAGACTGTAGATGAAGCTATTCAGATTACCAACATAGATGTGGAAAAGGCTCTGAGGGATGATCCGGATACTCCGGCTGTTCCCCCTCAGAAAATGCATTGTTCCGTAATGGCCTACGATGTAATCAAGCAGGCAGCAGCAATCTTCAAGGGTGTCGAGAAAGGAATCCTGGATGATGATGAAATGGTCTGTGAATGTGCTCGTGTTACTCTCAAGACAATTCAGGAAGTTATCAGAATTAATGATCTGAAGACTGTTGAAGAGATTACAGATTATACAAAGGCGGGAGCCTTCTGTAAGTCTTGTATCAAACCCGGCGGTCATGAACAGAAAAAATATTATCTTGTGGATATTCTCAAAGAGACAAGGGCTCAGATGGATATGGAGAAGGTTCGGATTGTTGAGGAACCTTTTACAACCCGATCACCCTTTCAGAAGATGCGTCTGATCGAGAACTATTTTGATGCCGAAGTCAAACCCCTCCTTCACAAGGACGGCGGAGATGTTGAAATCCTGGATATTCGGGATGGAGATGAAGGGACAACAGTTATTGCTATTACCTATAAGGGTGCCTGTATGAGCTGCAGCTCCGCCTTGACCGGAACTCTTAATTTTATCGAGAACGGCCTGCGTGATAAGGTAGACGATTCAATCAGAGTCTCTGTACAATAG
- a CDS encoding DUF763 domain-containing protein has translation MKSGTADLPLHNGTVPRWLSERMARLGREVVRILVEEQGADAFLTRLSDPFWFQSLGCVMGMDWHSSGITTSVMGALKRGLNPLSHELGIYVCGGRGRYSRATPNEIIDISGREGLDADDLIRSSRLSAKVDNSCLQDGFQIYLHNFILTREGHWAVVQQGMNKESGMARRYHWHSPRIKSFVLDPQAAVSGRNQGELINLSDSRSAEAHNAILDFSRQSHSVQTGELRQLLMPSRHDVRPEDIDPKRLGAVLAAAGESGAVNFSDLLMIQGLGPRTLRSLALVSEVLYGKPCRFDDPARFSFAHGGKDGHPFPVPLKVYDETLQYLGRSVSRSRVAESEKRDSLKRLHQLQLRIESLGNIEVDAEQVMDWDRRHSAEFGGRTVASVVGGPRRSYSRSQSEKREKGSQLELF, from the coding sequence ATGAAAAGCGGCACGGCAGATCTGCCACTGCACAATGGAACAGTACCCCGCTGGCTGTCCGAAAGGATGGCCCGACTCGGGCGGGAAGTTGTACGCATCCTTGTGGAGGAACAGGGGGCCGATGCTTTTTTGACCCGGCTGAGTGATCCTTTCTGGTTTCAGTCTCTGGGCTGTGTCATGGGAATGGACTGGCACTCATCCGGTATCACAACTTCGGTTATGGGAGCTTTGAAAAGAGGTCTGAATCCTCTCTCTCATGAACTGGGGATCTATGTCTGTGGAGGGCGGGGACGTTATTCCCGGGCAACTCCGAATGAAATCATCGATATATCCGGACGGGAAGGTCTTGATGCGGATGATCTTATCCGCTCTTCCCGTCTCAGTGCCAAAGTGGATAACAGCTGTCTTCAGGATGGTTTTCAGATCTATCTTCATAATTTCATATTAACAAGAGAAGGGCATTGGGCTGTTGTACAGCAGGGCATGAACAAGGAGAGTGGCATGGCCAGACGCTATCACTGGCACTCTCCCAGGATAAAGTCTTTTGTTCTGGATCCTCAGGCGGCGGTGTCCGGTAGGAATCAGGGTGAGCTTATCAACCTGAGTGACAGCCGATCCGCAGAGGCCCACAATGCCATTCTTGATTTCAGCAGACAATCCCATTCAGTTCAGACCGGAGAACTCAGACAGCTTCTGATGCCCTCCCGTCATGATGTCAGGCCGGAGGATATCGACCCCAAAAGGCTGGGAGCCGTACTTGCTGCCGCCGGTGAGTCCGGAGCTGTGAATTTCTCGGATCTTCTGATGATCCAGGGGCTTGGTCCCAGGACATTGAGGTCACTGGCTCTGGTGAGTGAGGTTCTCTACGGCAAACCATGCCGTTTTGATGATCCCGCCAGGTTCTCCTTTGCTCACGGCGGCAAAGATGGCCACCCCTTTCCTGTTCCTCTCAAGGTTTATGATGAGACCCTGCAATATCTGGGACGTTCGGTTTCAAGGAGCCGGGTGGCTGAGAGTGAAAAGAGGGACAGTCTCAAGCGTCTGCATCAGCTTCAGCTCCGGATAGAATCTCTTGGAAATATTGAAGTCGATGCTGAACAGGTTATGGACTGGGACAGGCGCCACTCGGCGGAGTTCGGCGGCAGGACGGTAGCCTCTGTGGTTGGAGGACCCCGAAGGTCCTACAGCCGTTCGCAAAGTGAAAAAAGAGAGAAGGGTTCACAGCTTGAGCTGTTTTAA
- a CDS encoding hemolysin family protein — protein sequence MISQISLLIFLLMMSALFSSTETAFTSLSLFQIHEIEKTKGKRGRRVTKLTKKPNVLLTTLLIGNNLANIGATALATSLTISIFGSQFIGFMTGILTLFVLIFGEVTPKQIALAKNESICLRMARPVHILSFIFRPVIWAISGISSLITRLFAGQVKKSFTLDNLLQMVSLGENMGIVESYEKQMVKNVFRINDTPVKGITTYRTEVFCLDKESAIEDILDELLEKDFSRVPVYNDNPEHIVGIVWIKDILKALAAGEKGLRLKDNMHEPFYIPETKMVHDLFHQFKEEKINLAVVLDEYGGLTGIVTMEDVIEEIFGELYDENEETETDKILTGDNNEWIIQGDTSFYDLYDHLGLDLEHDIKTLTISGYLTEKLGVIPIEGTEAVLPEGRYTVSKVTNNKIEEIRFKKSGKS from the coding sequence ATGATTTCACAAATATCACTGTTGATCTTCCTCCTTATGATGTCGGCTCTGTTTTCATCAACAGAGACAGCCTTCACATCATTATCTCTTTTCCAGATACATGAGATTGAGAAAACAAAAGGCAAGCGTGGACGGCGAGTCACCAAACTTACAAAAAAACCTAATGTGCTGCTCACAACTCTGTTAATAGGTAACAACCTTGCAAATATCGGAGCTACAGCACTCGCCACATCTCTGACAATCAGCATCTTCGGATCACAGTTTATCGGTTTTATGACAGGAATACTGACCCTTTTCGTCCTGATATTCGGTGAAGTAACCCCCAAACAGATCGCCCTGGCCAAAAATGAGAGCATATGTCTTAGAATGGCCCGTCCCGTTCATATATTGAGCTTTATCTTCCGTCCCGTCATATGGGCAATTTCCGGGATCAGCTCTCTTATCACACGCCTCTTTGCCGGGCAGGTGAAAAAGTCATTTACCCTGGACAATCTCCTGCAGATGGTCTCTCTGGGTGAAAACATGGGAATTGTAGAGAGCTATGAAAAACAGATGGTCAAGAACGTTTTCCGCATCAACGATACACCGGTTAAGGGGATAACCACCTACAGAACCGAAGTATTCTGTCTGGATAAGGAATCAGCAATAGAGGATATTCTGGATGAGCTTCTGGAAAAAGATTTCTCCAGAGTCCCTGTCTACAATGATAATCCGGAACATATTGTGGGAATAGTCTGGATTAAAGATATCCTGAAAGCTCTGGCCGCCGGAGAAAAAGGACTGCGTCTGAAAGATAACATGCACGAACCCTTTTATATTCCCGAAACAAAAATGGTTCATGACCTTTTTCATCAGTTCAAGGAAGAGAAAATCAATCTGGCTGTCGTTCTTGATGAGTACGGCGGCTTGACTGGTATTGTGACTATGGAAGATGTGATCGAAGAGATCTTCGGTGAACTCTATGATGAAAACGAAGAGACCGAAACTGATAAGATTCTAACTGGTGATAATAATGAATGGATCATCCAGGGAGATACATCATTTTATGATCTCTATGATCACCTCGGCCTGGATCTTGAACATGACATCAAGACTCTGACCATCAGCGGCTACCTTACCGAAAAGCTGGGAGTGATTCCAATCGAAGGAACGGAAGCTGTTCTGCCGGAAGGTCGCTATACTGTCTCAAAAGTCACCAACAATAAGATTGAAGAGATCCGTTTTAAGAAATCTGGGAAAAGTTAA
- a CDS encoding carbohydrate ABC transporter permease, whose translation METRKPLMKERTTNHLIIYILLGLGAFTMIAPFLWMFLTSVKTLGESIQVPPRVMPEIFQWGNYKEVTHLLPFGLLFRNTAAMIIGRLIPVMIFSSMAAYGFSRLKFPGRDLMFSLVLIQMMVPPQIFLIPQYLIAINLGWLDSIPGLILPGFVSAFGTFLLRQFFLSIPNDLEEAAIIDGCNPFRIYWKIMLPLSGNALVSLSIFTALFAWKELMWPLIVNTKTEMFTLSAGLANLQGQFFTDYPVMMAGATIAIWPMILLFIVFQKQFVKGIASTGIKG comes from the coding sequence ATGGAGACTAGAAAACCCCTTATGAAAGAGAGAACAACAAATCATTTGATCATTTATATCCTGCTGGGATTGGGTGCCTTTACCATGATCGCTCCTTTTCTCTGGATGTTCCTGACATCCGTAAAGACTCTTGGTGAATCCATCCAGGTCCCTCCTCGCGTTATGCCGGAGATTTTTCAATGGGGAAACTATAAGGAGGTAACCCACCTCCTACCCTTCGGTCTTCTATTCCGGAATACAGCAGCCATGATAATCGGTCGTCTGATTCCTGTCATGATTTTCAGCTCCATGGCAGCCTACGGATTTTCAAGACTGAAATTCCCCGGAAGAGACCTGATGTTCTCCCTGGTTCTGATACAGATGATGGTACCACCACAGATTTTCCTGATACCTCAGTATCTGATCGCCATCAATTTGGGTTGGCTCGATTCTATTCCGGGCCTGATCCTTCCCGGTTTCGTCAGTGCCTTTGGAACTTTTCTTCTCAGGCAATTTTTTCTGAGTATTCCAAATGATCTGGAGGAGGCAGCAATAATAGATGGCTGCAATCCTTTCCGGATCTACTGGAAAATCATGCTCCCTCTCAGTGGTAACGCATTAGTCTCCCTGAGTATTTTCACTGCTCTTTTTGCATGGAAAGAACTGATGTGGCCTCTGATTGTGAACACAAAAACAGAGATGTTCACTCTTTCTGCTGGTTTAGCCAATCTTCAGGGACAGTTTTTCACTGACTATCCTGTAATGATGGCCGGTGCAACTATCGCCATCTGGCCTATGATTCTTCTTTTCATAGTCTTTCAGAAACAGTTTGTAAAAGGAATTGCTTCCACAGGGATCAAGGGCTGA
- a CDS encoding carbohydrate ABC transporter permease gives MNKKMKRRLSNIGWGYFMILPTVIGLVILNLWPMIQSFYLSLCSSGDFGQFKWEGLGNYYELISDPDFWLSMRNTVLFTLYTVPLGVFFSLITAQFLNTGIKARSLFRTLFFIPVVSAPAAVAMIWRWIYNADYGILNQLLGMVYIQGPSWNTDPAWSLISIAAIAIWSSVGYNMIILLAGLQGIPKMYYEASTIDGASPLRSYFSITLPLLTPSIFFVVITSVINGLKQFDLIYMMFESNNSNPAYPGTRTLVRYYYQKGFELMDKAYASSVIMGLLIVIMIVTWIQFRGQKRWVHYGD, from the coding sequence ATGAATAAAAAAATGAAGCGCCGTCTGAGTAACATCGGATGGGGCTATTTTATGATATTACCCACAGTCATCGGGCTGGTAATTCTGAACCTATGGCCAATGATACAATCGTTCTACCTGAGTCTCTGCAGTTCAGGAGACTTTGGGCAGTTCAAATGGGAGGGCCTGGGCAATTACTATGAATTGATCAGTGATCCCGATTTCTGGCTGTCCATGAGGAACACAGTTCTCTTTACCCTCTATACTGTCCCCCTGGGAGTGTTTTTTTCTCTGATAACAGCTCAGTTTCTTAATACGGGAATCAAGGCTCGAAGTCTGTTCCGAACCCTGTTTTTCATTCCCGTCGTTTCCGCTCCGGCAGCCGTAGCCATGATCTGGCGCTGGATCTATAACGCCGATTATGGGATTCTGAACCAGCTTTTAGGAATGGTCTATATACAAGGTCCTTCCTGGAACACAGATCCCGCCTGGTCTCTCATCTCCATAGCCGCCATAGCCATCTGGTCGTCTGTCGGTTATAACATGATTATTCTGCTGGCAGGTCTTCAGGGAATTCCGAAAATGTACTACGAAGCCTCTACAATTGATGGTGCCAGCCCCCTGCGAAGCTACTTCAGCATAACCCTTCCTCTGCTGACTCCCTCTATTTTCTTTGTTGTCATCACCAGTGTAATCAACGGTCTGAAACAGTTCGACCTGATCTATATGATGTTTGAATCCAATAACTCCAACCCGGCCTATCCCGGCACCAGAACCCTGGTTCGCTACTATTATCAGAAAGGGTTCGAACTGATGGACAAAGCCTATGCTTCATCTGTCATTATGGGTCTTTTGATAGTAATTATGATCGTCACCTGGATTCAATTCCGGGGACAGAAGAGATGGGTACATTATGGAGACTAG
- a CDS encoding sugar ABC transporter substrate-binding protein produces MKKTAFILLSLLLSVSLWANGQQEAKTDGSQTISYAFWDKNQEPGMKAMADAFMAENPDITVELQVSSWSDYWTKLEAATLGGNMPDVFWMHVTRFYKYADAGKLMPLSDRIKSAGLDMSKYPAGVTELYTIGDEHYGVPKDFDTIGLVYNKEIFDAAGITYPDASWDWNKMVEVAQKLTDAENGVYGYAAAVDRQEVYYNYILQNNGTIIDYEKNRSGFDSPETIAAIQHLYDMIHKYKISPTVQQMADTKPNAMFSSGKLAMYFTGAWNVTWLTKNEITSQIADLAVLPMGKRRATVYNGLANSVAADSQAPDAAWRFVEYLGSKEAQLISAAEGSAIPAYEGTQKPWIDYNKDFNLNAFVEQLGDGFVYPFSKKSPQYLQFEKETMVKIMNNEIGVKEGCRVIANRVNEVLSD; encoded by the coding sequence ATGAAAAAAACAGCATTTATTCTACTTTCCCTACTACTAAGTGTTTCGTTGTGGGCCAATGGACAGCAGGAGGCCAAAACCGACGGATCTCAGACTATCAGCTATGCATTCTGGGATAAAAACCAGGAGCCCGGCATGAAAGCAATGGCCGATGCATTTATGGCTGAAAATCCCGACATCACCGTAGAACTCCAGGTATCCAGCTGGAGTGATTACTGGACAAAACTTGAGGCTGCAACCCTCGGTGGAAACATGCCCGATGTTTTCTGGATGCATGTCACTCGTTTTTATAAGTATGCCGATGCAGGAAAATTGATGCCATTGAGCGACCGGATTAAATCAGCCGGTCTGGATATGAGCAAATACCCTGCAGGTGTTACAGAATTATATACAATTGGAGACGAACACTACGGAGTTCCCAAAGACTTCGACACCATCGGTCTTGTCTATAATAAAGAAATATTCGATGCCGCCGGCATAACCTATCCCGATGCCAGCTGGGACTGGAATAAAATGGTTGAAGTAGCTCAGAAGCTGACAGATGCAGAGAACGGAGTCTATGGATATGCAGCAGCAGTCGACAGACAGGAAGTATACTATAACTATATCCTCCAGAATAATGGAACCATTATCGACTACGAGAAAAACCGCTCCGGTTTTGACAGTCCTGAGACTATTGCTGCCATACAGCATCTTTATGACATGATTCATAAGTACAAAATATCTCCCACAGTTCAGCAGATGGCCGATACCAAGCCCAATGCCATGTTCTCATCCGGCAAACTGGCCATGTATTTCACCGGAGCCTGGAATGTTACCTGGCTGACAAAAAATGAGATAACATCACAGATTGCCGATCTGGCAGTACTCCCCATGGGTAAAAGAAGAGCCACTGTCTATAACGGTCTTGCCAACTCAGTTGCCGCAGACAGTCAGGCTCCCGATGCCGCCTGGAGATTTGTTGAATATCTGGGAAGCAAGGAAGCTCAGCTGATCAGTGCTGCCGAAGGTTCTGCAATTCCCGCATATGAAGGAACCCAGAAACCCTGGATCGATTACAACAAAGACTTCAACCTGAATGCCTTTGTTGAACAGCTGGGAGATGGATTTGTCTACCCATTCAGTAAAAAATCACCCCAGTATCTCCAGTTCGAAAAAGAGACCATGGTCAAAATCATGAATAATGAAATCGGTGTCAAAGAAGGCTGTCGTGTCATAGCCAACAGAGTCAACGAAGTACTCAGCGACTGA